A part of Candidatus Parvarchaeota archaeon genomic DNA contains:
- a CDS encoding type II/IV secretion system ATPase subunit, which yields MADKTKKPEKRAGDEKGAQESELEQSGKKMLEEQKNAMKNSRMALGAQAQWGLVDQYFFNSESIPVNVRVSRSKGSMVPFYELTIPGLGEGTKIVLNTLKGELVTTIKIEITDIIDPKKSDDVKLKFEEKATSLLSKHFPTLSQETKKVLASYLIQNTLGLGELESLMHDEKIEEVAINSAQEPVWIFHKKWGWCQTNIKIKTEEAIYDYSAMIGRKIGKQINVLSPLMDAHLSTGDRVNATLFPASAFGNTITIRKFSKNPWTITTLVELNCLPSKTAALIWLCIQNELSLIVSGGTGSGKTSFLNAISGLIPGNQRVVSLEDTRELTLPSFLQWVPMVTREPNAEGKGEITMLDLLVNSLRQRPDRIVVGEIRRQREAEILFEAMHTGHSVYATLHADNAAETVSRLTNPPINIPKGMLDSLAGIVVQFRHRRLNVRRTLEFAEVQKGGDVNVLQRWDLKTDRMLDVGKMFTLANTLSLYAGFSTREIEQEISEKASVIDWMVAHKYREVNQVGNVVSRYYVQPEEVLEAVRANREWKMEE from the coding sequence ATGGCTGACAAGACAAAAAAGCCCGAAAAAAGGGCAGGGGACGAAAAAGGCGCGCAGGAAAGCGAGCTTGAGCAAAGCGGGAAGAAGATGCTTGAAGAGCAGAAAAATGCGATGAAAAATTCACGTATGGCACTAGGCGCCCAGGCCCAGTGGGGGCTTGTTGACCAGTACTTTTTCAATTCGGAGAGCATACCGGTAAACGTGCGTGTCAGCCGCTCAAAGGGAAGCATGGTGCCTTTTTACGAGCTTACGATTCCAGGCCTTGGGGAGGGCACCAAAATAGTCCTCAACACGCTAAAGGGGGAGCTTGTAACCACGATAAAAATCGAAATAACCGACATAATAGACCCCAAAAAGTCGGATGATGTGAAGCTCAAATTCGAGGAAAAGGCAACTAGCCTGCTCTCAAAGCACTTCCCGACTTTGTCCCAGGAGACCAAAAAGGTGCTTGCCTCCTACCTCATCCAAAATACGCTTGGCCTAGGCGAGCTTGAGTCGCTTATGCACGATGAAAAGATTGAGGAAGTTGCAATAAATTCAGCCCAGGAGCCTGTGTGGATTTTCCACAAGAAGTGGGGCTGGTGCCAGACAAACATCAAAATAAAGACAGAGGAGGCAATATACGACTATTCCGCAATGATTGGCAGGAAGATTGGCAAACAGATTAACGTGCTTTCGCCCCTGATGGATGCGCACCTGTCAACAGGAGACCGCGTGAATGCGACTCTTTTCCCAGCTTCTGCTTTTGGCAACACCATCACAATCAGGAAATTCTCAAAAAATCCCTGGACAATCACCACGCTTGTTGAGCTCAATTGCCTGCCTTCAAAAACAGCAGCGCTCATCTGGCTTTGCATCCAAAACGAGCTTTCCTTGATTGTTTCTGGAGGGACTGGAAGCGGCAAGACGTCATTTCTCAACGCCATTTCAGGCCTCATTCCAGGCAACCAGAGGGTCGTTTCGCTTGAAGACACACGGGAGCTGACACTTCCCTCGTTTTTGCAATGGGTGCCAATGGTGACCCGCGAGCCAAATGCCGAAGGGAAGGGTGAAATCACCATGCTTGACCTGCTTGTAAACTCGCTGCGGCAAAGGCCCGACAGGATTGTTGTCGGTGAAATCAGGCGCCAGCGGGAAGCCGAGATACTGTTTGAGGCAATGCACACCGGCCACTCGGTATATGCGACTTTGCATGCCGACAATGCGGCCGAGACTGTCTCCAGACTCACAAACCCGCCGATAAACATCCCCAAAGGCATGCTTGACTCGCTTGCAGGCATTGTGGTCCAGTTCAGGCACAGAAGGCTCAATGTCAGGCGCACCCTTGAGTTTGCAGAGGTGCAGAAAGGGGGAGATGTCAATGTGCTCCAGCGATGGGACCTGAAGACGGACAGGATGCTTGACGTTGGCAAGATGTTCACCCTGGCAAACACGCTTTCGTTGTATGCAGGATTTTCAACCCGCGAGATTGAACAGGAGATTTCAGAGAAGGCAAGTGTCATTGACTGGATGGTAGCCCACAAGTACAGGGAAGTGAACCAGGTTGGCAACGTGGTTTCAAGATACTACGTGCAGCCTGAAGAGGTGCTTGAGGCCGTCAGGGCCAACCGGGAATGGAAAATGGAGGAATAG